ATCCTAGTCTTGGCTATCCACCGGACTCAAGAAATTAAAATCATTTTTAACAGATGCAAGCTACAACTTTTATTGGTAAATTCTCAAAGAATGATTCTTTACCTGATAATGATCTTTGGCGGAATGTCAGAGCGATAGTCTGGCCTTTCTTATACCCTGCCGAGGCAAAAGCCAGAGCATTTTCAGATGTAATTCGTACATGGGGAATGCTTTTTCTCCTAGTATTATTAATAATCATGCTTGTCGGTGTAACTGCGTTTAATAGCTTTGTTAACCGCTATTTACTAGATATCATTACCGAAGAGCAAGATTTAAATAAATTTACTAATACATTATGGCTTTATGGTGCTGCTCTTGTCTGCGTAACGCTCTTATTAGGATTTACTAGATATGTGAGAAAACAAATAGCTCTTGATTGGTATCAATGGCTAAATGATCAAATTGTCGATAAATATTTGAGTAATCGTGCCTATTATAAAATCAATTTTAATTCCGATATTGATAATCCAGATCAACGAATAACGCAAGAAATAGAACCATTAACCAGAAATGCTCTCTCGTTTTCAACTACTTTTCTAGAAAAAGTTCTGGAAATGATAACTTTTTTAGCGATTCTCTGGTCGCTTTCTCATTTTGCGGCGGTTATATTAGTTGTCTATACAATAATAGGTAATTTAATTGCTGTTTATTTAGCTCAAGAATTAAATAATATTAAACAAGAAGAACTAGAACATCAAGGAGATTATAATTATAGTTTAAATCATGTTCGTAATCACGCTGAATCAATAGCTTTTTTCCGAGGAGAGAAACAAGAGTTAAATATAATCTTACGAAGATTCAATAATATTATTAAAAGTACTAAACGCAAAATAAATTGGGAAGTAACTCAAGATATTTTTAACAGAGGATATCAAGCGATTATTCAAATATTTCCATTTATAGTATTTGGGCCTTTACAGATTAAAGGTGAAATTGATTTCGGAGAAATTTCCCAAGCCAGTTTAGCTTGTAATTTGTTTGCTACGGCTATGGCGGAAATAATCAGAGAATTTGCAACTTCAGGGCGATTTTCTAGTTACGTTGAGCGTTTAGTTGAACTGTCGAATGCTCTAGAAGCCGCAACTAAACAACCGGAAAATGTCAGTACTATTGAAACAATAGAAGAAAGGAAACTAGCTTTTGAGCATGTTACCTTACAAACGCCTAATTATGAACAGGTGATTGTCGAAGATTTGTCACTTTCTGTTCAGCCGGGAGAAGGTTTATTAATTGTAGGGCCGAGTGGTCGAGGTAAAAGTTCTTTATTGAGAGCGATCGCGGGTTTATGGAATGCAGGGACTGGTCGTTTAGTAAGACCTCCCCTAGAAGAAGTATTGTTCTTACCCCAACGTCCTTACATAATATTAGGAACTCTACGCGAACAGTTACTTTATCCTAATACCAATCGGCAAATAACCGATGCAGAACTCAAAAATGTTTTGCAACAAGTAAACCTGCAAAATCTAATAAATCGAATTGAAGGTTTTGATACTGAAGTTCCTTGGGAAAACATCCTATCACTAGGAGAACAACAACGTTTAGTTTTTGCACGCTTATTACTGACTCATCCAAGATTCACTATATTAGATGAAGCAACAAGTGCCTTGGATTTGAGAAATGAAAGCAATTTATATCAACAGTTACGAGAAACAACAACAACATTTATTAGCGTAGGACATAGACAAAGTTTATTTGATTATCATCAATGGGTTTTGGAACTTTCACAAGATTCTAGTTGGCGACTTCTGAGTATTCAAGATTATCGCAACCAAAAAACAATTATCCAGAACTCGGTTGAAACTCCTCGCATTAATACAGACAGTTTGCCTAACAATGAATACGAAAGCAAAGCAGTAATAATGATTAAAAAAACTGTCAGTGACGGTCTTTCTCATAAAGAAATGAGTGAATTAACATCCTATACAATTAAGACTATTAGAAGTAAAGCAAGCAAAGGAGAGAATATTGTAGCTAAAAATGGCTTTACCTACCGCTATGACAAAAATCCTCATGTATTGAAATGGATGAGAGTTGAGTAATTACTCAGATTTTGATTTGGAGATTAAGAGACTAATGACTTTGCAATCGCCCATCTTCCATGTGAACAATGCGATCGGCTATATCTAAAATTCTGGCATCGTGAGTTACTAAGAGTACAGAACAACCCTCTTCTTTGGCAAGACGCTGAATAATATCAACTACATCTCTCCCGGTTTTACTATCTAATGATGAGGTGGGTTCGTCTGCTAATAATAATTTAGGTTGGGCAACTAATGCACGAGCGATCGCAACTCTTTGCTTTTGTCCGCCAGATAATTTCTCTGGGTAATAATCTACGCGATCGCCTAAACCTACAGCGTCTAAAATAGCTACAGCCCTTTGTCTATATTGATATTTAGGAATTTCTGGGTGCAGTTTCAAAGACATCCGCACATTACCATAAGCACTCAAGCATTTGAGTAAGTTGTGATGCTGAAAGATAAAGCCGATTTGGTTACGAATTTGTGTTAACTGCTTCTTATTACAACCCTTGAGTTCCTGTCCAAATATTTTTAAGCTTCCTTGTTGTACTGAACGCAAGCCGCCAATTAATGATAATAATGTTGTTTTTCCACTCCCAGAAGGCCCTGTGAGGATGACGATTTCACCTGGGTAAATTGCTAAATCTATATCTGTTAAGACGGGTTTACGTAAAATTCCCTGTCCAAAAAAATGATTGAGGTTGGTGACAGTAACGGTGGACGAGGAAGCCAGGTAATTCATAATTAAGTACCCATCTTTAACCAACTGAAAACTTGATTTACTGTAAGGTTTATTTCTATTTCTGGTAATATAGGTAAAGAATTATCTCCTTGAATTAATTCTGGTTGTTGCCCTGGTAAAAATGTCAAAATACTTGTGTCATCAGGGTCAATAAACCATCCTAAACGACTACCATATTGCAAACAATAGAGAATATTGCCAATTACTTTGTTAGGTTTTTGTTCTGGTGAAAGTATCTCAATTGTCCAGTCTGGGGGAAGTTCAAAGTTATCTGGAACTTGCCCATCTTTTGTAAAGTGTATCCTTTCCCAACTAAATACAGCTACGTCTGGTACGATTGAGCGATCGCCAAAAGAACAGCGTAGTTCAGGAAACGCATAAGCTATCTTCGCATCTTCCGTAACTTGATTTACTGCTGCACAAAGTTTTCCTTGCAAGCGGCTGTGTCTCCCTTTTGGCATCGGTTTAGAGATAATTTCTCCGTTAATATATTCATTGACTGGTTTAGTTTCTGGGAGCTTGAGAAAGTCTTCTAGAGTCAGAGGTTGAGTTGTCGTAGCACTCATAGCTTCTCAATCCTGAAAATATTTGTCCTCAGTTTAGCAAACTAGAACTGGT
Above is a genomic segment from Nostoc sp. MS1 containing:
- a CDS encoding ABC transporter ATP-binding protein/permease produces the protein MQATTFIGKFSKNDSLPDNDLWRNVRAIVWPFLYPAEAKARAFSDVIRTWGMLFLLVLLIIMLVGVTAFNSFVNRYLLDIITEEQDLNKFTNTLWLYGAALVCVTLLLGFTRYVRKQIALDWYQWLNDQIVDKYLSNRAYYKINFNSDIDNPDQRITQEIEPLTRNALSFSTTFLEKVLEMITFLAILWSLSHFAAVILVVYTIIGNLIAVYLAQELNNIKQEELEHQGDYNYSLNHVRNHAESIAFFRGEKQELNIILRRFNNIIKSTKRKINWEVTQDIFNRGYQAIIQIFPFIVFGPLQIKGEIDFGEISQASLACNLFATAMAEIIREFATSGRFSSYVERLVELSNALEAATKQPENVSTIETIEERKLAFEHVTLQTPNYEQVIVEDLSLSVQPGEGLLIVGPSGRGKSSLLRAIAGLWNAGTGRLVRPPLEEVLFLPQRPYIILGTLREQLLYPNTNRQITDAELKNVLQQVNLQNLINRIEGFDTEVPWENILSLGEQQRLVFARLLLTHPRFTILDEATSALDLRNESNLYQQLRETTTTFISVGHRQSLFDYHQWVLELSQDSSWRLLSIQDYRNQKTIIQNSVETPRINTDSLPNNEYESKAVIMIKKTVSDGLSHKEMSELTSYTIKTIRSKASKGENIVAKNGFTYRYDKNPHVLKWMRVE
- a CDS encoding DevA family ABC transporter ATP-binding protein, yielding MNYLASSSTVTVTNLNHFFGQGILRKPVLTDIDLAIYPGEIVILTGPSGSGKTTLLSLIGGLRSVQQGSLKIFGQELKGCNKKQLTQIRNQIGFIFQHHNLLKCLSAYGNVRMSLKLHPEIPKYQYRQRAVAILDAVGLGDRVDYYPEKLSGGQKQRVAIARALVAQPKLLLADEPTSSLDSKTGRDVVDIIQRLAKEEGCSVLLVTHDARILDIADRIVHMEDGRLQSH
- a CDS encoding Uma2 family endonuclease; this encodes MSATTTQPLTLEDFLKLPETKPVNEYINGEIISKPMPKGRHSRLQGKLCAAVNQVTEDAKIAYAFPELRCSFGDRSIVPDVAVFSWERIHFTKDGQVPDNFELPPDWTIEILSPEQKPNKVIGNILYCLQYGSRLGWFIDPDDTSILTFLPGQQPELIQGDNSLPILPEIEINLTVNQVFSWLKMGT